Proteins from one Candidatus Cloacimonadaceae bacterium genomic window:
- a CDS encoding DUF1565 domain-containing protein — translation MRTIYNAVYKIASDSSNPKTVYVANGTYSSSLNGQIFPIPLKSYMNLVGESQDGTILDAEYQSVIIYIPGHSQGFNISHLKLLFGKSGIAVNRSSDH, via the coding sequence ATGCGGACAATCTATAACGCAGTGTATAAGATCGCCTCCGACAGCAGCAATCCCAAGACCGTATATGTTGCTAACGGTACCTATTCCAGCAGCTTGAACGGACAGATATTCCCCATCCCCCTGAAAAGCTACATGAACCTCGTGGGAGAATCCCAGGACGGCACCATTCTCGATGCTGAGTATCAAAGCGTAATTATCTACATCCCTGGACATAGTCAAGGATTCAACATATCACATTTGAAACTATTATTTGGCAAATCCGGTATTGCAGTGAATAGATCCAGTGACCATTAG